TCGCGCATCGAGTCGCGCAGGAGCTCGGTGTATGGGTCGTCGCCGTAGCCTTGGACGTGGCCGCCGTTGGCCGTCGCGATTGCCTCGAGCACGAGCGGATGTGCGCCCGCGTAGTTGTCGGAGCCGAAATGGTACGAATCTTGGTCGTGGAGCGAAGAGATCACCGGCCCATTATCCGCTGAAGCCCGGTGAGTAGTCGCCGCTGAAGCCCGGTGAGTAGACGCGAAGCGTCGTATCGAAGCGTGGCGGCCATTGATACGCGGCTTCGCCGCTACTCAATAGTCCGTCCGCGCACTACACCGTCTGGCGCTCGCGCCAGGTCACGAGGAAGCGCCGATCGAAGCGCTTCGAGCACTTCGCGCACGACACCGCACGGTTGCCGGGGCGACGGAAACGGTAGATCTCGTGCCCGTTCGGACACGTCCCAACCCATTTCGCGAACTCATCTGCCACCTCGGCCGTGTGCGTGCGCCCGCCCACGTACCCGATCTGCGCCGCGCACGCCTGCCACACCGGGCCGTGCCCGGCCCGCGCGCCAACCATCCCGTGCGCGATCTCGTGCAGGAGCGTCTGCTTGACCTGCTCATCCGAGTGCTTCTGCGCGAGATAGCGTGAGACCGAGATCTCGCGACGCTCGAAATTGCATTTACCGGCGCGAGTCTTGGCGTTGTCGAACGCGAACGACCAGGAGTCGTCGAGATGCGTGGCGATGAGCTCCGCGGCCCAGCCGCGCACGTCAGTAAGGTCGGCCACGCTAGTTGTCGATCGAGGTGATCGGCTCGTCGAACTCTTCCGTCGAGGTGCCCTCGAGCTTCGCGCGCACGGCGCGAATCGCGAACTTGGTCGAGTTCGTCTGGTCCGCGGGGATGCCCTCGTTCTCGCGGTACTTCAGCGCGCGTTCGAAATCGGCGAGGGCCTCCTCGAGCCGACCGAGGTCGAACAGGACCTTGCCGCGGTGCTGCAGCGAGAAGCCGGCCAGCTCATCCCACTCGTGGGCAACCGCTTCGTCGACGCATCCCGTCAGCTCGTTAAGCGCGGTGTCGAGCTTGCCCTGATATTGCTCGACCTGCGCGCGGCGAACGCGCGCCGCGAGCGAGTCCTCACGCGAACCCGTGAAGCGCGACTGCCGCAGCGCGGTTTGTGCCTTGTCGAACGCTTCGTCGAGTCGGCCGAGCATGCGCAGCAGCGCGACCTGCTCGTTCAGCGCCGACAGCGAGCGGAATCGTTCGATCTCCTCGAGACGCGTGGCGGCGGCATCCGGGTCGATGCGTTCGCGCAGGGTCTCGGGGTCATAGCCAAGGATAATCGGGGAGTCAGACACGCCCTCGAGGTTATCGGGATGAACTTGGGAAGTGAAACAACACCGCCGGGATGTTGCCATTCGGCGCCGCGCTCGGCCTATTTATGGAGGCCAGTCTCGCCGGGCTTCAGCGGGCGGATGCGGATCGACGAGTAGACGTCGTTGACCGAAATGTTCGACACAGGGCGCCAGCCGCGCTCGACCAACATGGTCCACAACGAGTCGCGGTTGATGTCGGCGCGATTCCCTTTCGCGTAGATGAGCCACACCGCCTGCACGTCGGCGAGTTCTTCCAGGTGATTGTCGAGTAACTCGGCTGCGGCGTCGCGGTCGGCCACGTGCGCGGCCACGAAGCCCGCAGCTACGAGCGATTCAGCGACCTCGTGGTCCTCGGCGAAGGCCTGAATTTCTGTCGGGAGCGCATCCTGCCGTGGCCAAAACGCGAGTGTCGCATCCGCCTTCAGATTGAGGCGTCGGTCGAGGGGCTTGGGTTCAGTCGCATTCACGGGGCCACCGTACGAAACGTTGCTGAGCGAAATACCTGGTACGAGTTCTATTCTTGCCTGCATCACCGAAGCGAGAACCACGAACGAACGAGGCAGGCGATGCGCGCTCAATTAGGCCGACCCAGCGGCGGCTGGAGGCGGGCATCGCGGAGGCTCACCCTCGGCCTCGTGTCGCTCTCGATCGGCACGCTCCTCGCCGGATGCGGAATGAGCATCCCGACGGACCCAAACGGCACGCTCGATCGCGTTACGGGAGGGGAGCTGCGGGTCGGCGTCTCGAGTAATCCGCCGCGTACCGACGTGGCGGACCAACCCTCCGGTATCGAGGTCGACGCCGTCGAAGAGTTCGCGAGCACACTGGATGCTGATATCGAGTGGATCGAGGGTTCCGAGGCGGAACTTGTCGAGGGGCTCAAAAATGGCAGCCTCGACCTTGCGATCGCCGGGTTTCACGACGATTCACCCTGGGCGCCGGAGGTGGCGGTAACGAGATCGTGCATACGGGGAACCGATGCTGCGGGGAAGCCGACGAATTTCGTGATGTTCGTACCGGCGGGAGAAAACGACTTTCTCACGAGCCTCGAGGCGTCCCTGTGTGACGAGGAGCCGAAGCGATGAAACGACTTCCGCTCCCCGACGGCCTCCTGCGCGAACGTGCGCGGGCAATTCGGCTGCAGTGGATCTCGTTGACCATCACGGCATTGAGCGCGGCGCTCGTGTTTAGCGTGGCCGGCAACTCGCAGGCGATGAAAGCGGCGTGGGTTGAGGACGCCCTGTCGCTCATCCCACCGATCGCGTTCCTCATTTCAAGCCGCGTGAGTACGCAGGCGCCGACGCAACGACATCCGTATGGCTTTCACCGTTCGGTCGGCGTGGGGCACCTCATCGCGAGCGTGGCGCTGACGGCAATGGCGCTGATCCTCATCTACGAGTCGGCGAGCGCATTGCTCGCGGCGGAGCACCCGACTATCGGTTCGGTCGAATTATTCGGAGTGACGCTGTGGCAAGGCTGGCTCATGATCGGCGCGATGATCCTCACCGGATGGCCGCCGGTGGTGCTCGGCCATATCAAACTGAAATACGCGCGAAAACTCCACGACAAGATTTTGTACGCGGATGCGGAGATGAATAAAGCCGATTGGCAGACCGCAACGGGGTCGATATTCGGCATTCTCGGGATCGGCCTTGGCCTGTGGTGGCTTGACGCGACGGTCGCACTGCTGATCGCGGGCAGCATCCTCAAGGATGGCGTGAGCAATTTGCGGGCATCGCTACTCGACCTCATGGACAAGCAGGCAAGAACGCACGACGATGCCAAGACGCATCCACTCGTTGGTGATTCGAATCGCGCGATTGCCGACCTGCCGTGGGTAAAAGCGGTCGGTTCCCGAGTCCGGGATGAGGGCCACGAGCTGCACCTCGAGGCATTCGTCGTGCCGAAGCATCCAAAACGAGTCTCGATCGAACGGCTCGAGGAGGCTCGCGAGGCGTGCCAGGTGCTCGATTGGAAACTCCGGGATGTCGTGATCGTGCCGGTGCGGGAGCTTCCGGAATGGGTCTACTCCCGGCAAGACTGACGTGCCGCGTACTCGAGATGACTAGAGTGACCCCATGAGCTACAGCGCCCACGATCTGCCCGATTTGATCGCAGACCAAGTCGAAGGAAGCGGGACGCGAGTGGCGCTCGCGGAATCGCTGACGTGCGGCACCGTCGCGGGGATGCTCGGGCGGGGACACGGCACTTCGGCGTGGCTGCGCGGGGGTATCGTTGCCTACTCCACGGAAATAAAACAGCGAGTACTCGGGGTCAGCCCGGGGCCCGTGGTGACCGCCCGATGCGCGGAGGAGATGGCGGCTGGTGCGGCCAAGCTCTTTGACGCCGAAATCACCGTCTCGACTACCGGAGTCGGCGGGCCGGGCTCGCAAGAGGGCCGCCCCGCTGGCACGGTATTTGTCGGCTGGTATCGCGACGGTCAGGTCGGTAGCACGGAGTATCTGTTCGCGGGTGATCCCGAACGGGTGCTCGATCAGACGGTCTCGGTGGCGCTGCAACGGCTGTACGAAATCACCAGCGACACCAAGCGCACCGCGACTGCGGGAGACTCGAACCTGCACGGTTAGGGAGACGGGGTCCCGCCATTCACGTTGAGCGTTTCGCCGAGCACATAGCTCGACTCGGGCGACGTGAGGAACACAAACGCTGGCGCGACCTCAGTCGGCTGACCGGCTCGACCCAGCGGAGTGTTCTTGCCGAAGTCCGGCAGCTTCTCCTTCGGCTGTCCATCCGACACCTGCAGCGGCGTCCAGATCGGCCCGGGTGCAACCGCATTCACGCGGATGCCCTTGGGCGCCAGCTGCTGCGCGAGCCCCTTCGAAAAGTTGTTAATTGCTGCCTTCGTTGACGCATAGTCGAGCAGCGGTGTAGACGGTTTGTAGGCCTGAATCGATGTCGTATTCAC
This DNA window, taken from Gulosibacter molinativorax, encodes the following:
- a CDS encoding cation diffusion facilitator family transporter, whose product is MKRLPLPDGLLRERARAIRLQWISLTITALSAALVFSVAGNSQAMKAAWVEDALSLIPPIAFLISSRVSTQAPTQRHPYGFHRSVGVGHLIASVALTAMALILIYESASALLAAEHPTIGSVELFGVTLWQGWLMIGAMILTGWPPVVLGHIKLKYARKLHDKILYADAEMNKADWQTATGSIFGILGIGLGLWWLDATVALLIAGSILKDGVSNLRASLLDLMDKQARTHDDAKTHPLVGDSNRAIADLPWVKAVGSRVRDEGHELHLEAFVVPKHPKRVSIERLEEAREACQVLDWKLRDVVIVPVRELPEWVYSRQD
- a CDS encoding CinA family protein, whose amino-acid sequence is MSYSAHDLPDLIADQVEGSGTRVALAESLTCGTVAGMLGRGHGTSAWLRGGIVAYSTEIKQRVLGVSPGPVVTARCAEEMAAGAAKLFDAEITVSTTGVGGPGSQEGRPAGTVFVGWYRDGQVGSTEYLFAGDPERVLDQTVSVALQRLYEITSDTKRTATAGDSNLHG
- a CDS encoding SprT-like domain-containing protein, whose product is MADLTDVRGWAAELIATHLDDSWSFAFDNAKTRAGKCNFERREISVSRYLAQKHSDEQVKQTLLHEIAHGMVGARAGHGPVWQACAAQIGYVGGRTHTAEVADEFAKWVGTCPNGHEIYRFRRPGNRAVSCAKCSKRFDRRFLVTWRERQTV
- a CDS encoding tetratricopeptide repeat protein, which gives rise to MSDSPIILGYDPETLRERIDPDAAATRLEEIERFRSLSALNEQVALLRMLGRLDEAFDKAQTALRQSRFTGSREDSLAARVRRAQVEQYQGKLDTALNELTGCVDEAVAHEWDELAGFSLQHRGKVLFDLGRLEEALADFERALKYRENEGIPADQTNSTKFAIRAVRAKLEGTSTEEFDEPITSIDN
- a CDS encoding transporter substrate-binding domain-containing protein is translated as MRAQLGRPSGGWRRASRRLTLGLVSLSIGTLLAGCGMSIPTDPNGTLDRVTGGELRVGVSSNPPRTDVADQPSGIEVDAVEEFASTLDADIEWIEGSEAELVEGLKNGSLDLAIAGFHDDSPWAPEVAVTRSCIRGTDAAGKPTNFVMFVPAGENDFLTSLEASLCDEEPKR